GCAGTAGTTTGCTTATGGGCGATCGCGTGTTCATAAAAGGTTGGTTTTATACCTGTAACATATCTTCATAAATATCATCAGACTCTAACGCTAACTGCTCTCTACGGGGAGAGAGCAGTACCACTGCTTTTGGAAGAGATTGAATGCTGAATGATTTTTGGAAATTGTTTAGAGTGCGTAGTATTTATTGAGAAAAACTTATTTAGTATGCGTAATATTTTCCAAGGAAAATTTTCAGATCGCATCACCCAATCGGGTGTTTTTCTATGAAAGATTGTCAATTGCCTTACTAAGAAATTGGGAAAACATCTCGCGTTCGGCGTAGGAAATACCCCGCATTGCTTGCTCGCGAATCTCAACGGCGATGGGTGGTAACACCGTTTCGAGTTCCTTACCTGCGTCTGTTAACCAGATGCGCCAGATGCGGCGATCGCGAGAATCCCGTTCTCGACGAATCAATTTTCGTTCTTCCATTCTATCTAGGACACCAGTTAACGTACCGCCAACTTGTTGTAGTTTTTCCCCTATACTAGATGTCGGTAACCCGTCTTCTTCCCACAAACAGCACAGAACAACCCAGTGAAAGGGTGTCAATCCAAACGGTTCCAAGCGTTCTGTAAATTTGCGAGCCAGGAGTTGTGAAAGAAGTTTGATGCGATAGCCAGTCCCATAGGGAGCGCGAACTTGCTGCCAAGACGCCAAATCTTGAGAATTGTGTGGCTTAGGGACCATATCTAATTACTTAGTATGCTTAATATTATTATACTATTTTAGTATTGATTAGCAAGAGATTGCCGTTATACCGCTCGGTAAAGTCTACTCAGATCTACTCACACATGAGCAAATCTCTTCAACCGGAAAGATAGCGGTCAATCAAACCTACCTTGAAGGATTTACACCTTCACAGACGGATGGGGAGTTGGACTCCCCTGCTTGTGCCGAAGCGCGTGGAAACCCAAGATTTCCGGTGTTCGCCAAGCCGTCACCCGCAGAAGAAAGTTAGAGTAGGTGTACCGAACCAAGCATTACGAGAACCTAGCTTCAAGTAATGCTTATGGAAACGCTGCCAGTATGCAAAGATCCGCAAATCTGAAGGGAACAATTCTACTAGAAAATCTTGCCTCCGGGCATGTTGCTGCTTCTGTATTTGAGTTGCCCGACTGTCGAGTAGAAGCACCAAACAGAGAAGAAGCTATTACCCAAATTAAAGCTGCATTTTTAGAACGGCTTAAGCATATTGAAACAATCTCGACCGGATGTGCCAGTTCAGGCTTCAGAACCTGCTTGGATAAAATTTGCGGGTGTTTTCAAAGACGATTCAGATTTTCAGGAAATTATGCAGACAATTCGAGCCGAGCGAAATAGTAATGATGAATCTGAAGTTGACCCTTCTTATTATTTGTAAAGGGAGTTTTAGTGTCTCTACATATTTTAGATACTGACTATGTTTCATTAATTCTGTACAATCATCCCTTAGCGATCGCAAACGCTGCTTGTCCTTCTTCTTAACATATATATATATTTGTCAAGTTATATTAAAATGCGTTTGTCCCGTTAAAATAAACACGATATGCCCTATGAAATCATCCTAGCACCGGAAGCTGTAGAAGACTTACGCGGTCTTAGGGCAGATGTGCGTCAAAAAGTTAGAGAAGCGATAGAAACTTTTTTAAAATACGAACCAACAAAAGTTAGTAAAAGTAGAATTAAACGTTTACGAGGGATGTCTAGACCCCAATATCGTCTTCGGGTAGATGAAATACGAGTTTTTTACGACGTAACTGATGAGACTGTAGAGATTTTGGCGATTGTGCCAAAATTAGAAGCAGAAACTTGGTTAGCGCAAGAAGGAGAACCAGATGAAGGAAGTAGCCCTAGCGGAAATTCAGAGCGATCTATCTAGATATTTAGAATTAGCTGAAAACGAAGAAATAGTTATTATCAATAATGGAAAACCAATTGGAATTTTGATTGGGTTACAGTCAGATGAAGATTTATTTGATTACCAACTAGAGAATGATTCACGTTTTTTAAAGCGGATTCAGAAATCGCGGCAAAGTTTACGTGAAGGGAAAGGTGTAAAACTGGAGGATTTAGATATTTAATATTTACAAAAGTAATTGTAAGACGTGAAGCCAATAATGAAAGACGGCTTTATCCGTGGTGTATACCCACTTCCAACGTGGACTCTTCAGGAAATGAATGCTCGCTCCCTTCTCCCCAAGGGAGAAGGGTTGGGGATGAGGGGCAATTTACCTTTTCCCACTACGTTTGTCAATCATATCAGCTAGTAAAGCAAACATACCCAATTGAGTAGCAGCAACAAAGAGAATCAAAGTACGCTCAGTTAAATCGCGTCTAATAAAGATATCTTGACAGAGTGTAATCAGAAAACAAGCGAAAAATAACCCAGCGACAGGTAAAAAAACGCGTAAAGGCGCAAAATACACTCCTACGCGCAGAATGAGTTGCACAAAACGTAAAGTATCCTGAATGGGTTTAATCTTGCTCTTACCTACCCGATGATGGTAGTCAATAGGGACATAATGAACGATGTAGTGATTGGTAAGCATCGCTAATGTAATAGTGGTGGTAAAGCTGAAGGTATCAGGTAGGATATTTAAAAATTCCTCAACGATGCTTTTACGGAACACCCTTAACCCACTATTCAAGTCTGGAATGCTCGTCATGGCAATCCATTCAGCAAAACGGACTAAAAACCACTTTGGGATTTTACGGAGTTGTGAGTAGGTGACATTGTTCCCTATTCTAGCTCCAACAATCATATCAGCCTGGTTGGTAAGAGCCACTAATTCTGGAATCCGTTCGTTAGGATAAGTCCCATCAGCATCAGTAATGACAATCAGAGGATACTTAGCTTGGCGAATTCCTGATTTTAGCGCTGCACCATATCCCCGATTTCTGATATGGTCAATTATACGAATGTCACCGTGGGAGCTTAAAATATCACTAGTTTCATCTGTAGAGCCATCGTTAACCACAATGATTTCGTACTCACAATTAGCTAAGTTAAGGGTACGGCGCAAATTATTTAATGTTGCTGCAATGCTTTTTTCTTCGTTATATACAGGCAGAACAAGCGAAAAAGCTGGACATACAGATTGTGTAAATTGAGAATCTTTACCTGTTCGCGTGTCTGGCTGCATAATGATTTCGTAAAAGTTATATTATATTGACCAGTCAATTATATTATGTCTAATTATTTAAACATTAAACATTAACAAAAATGGCAGCAACTGACATATATCATCCATTTACCGCTTTAACTAAAAAAACGAAAAGCTATACAATCTTTTGGTTGACGCTAAGTATAGCTGTGGCAACTATTTATAGTGTTATTGCTATATTACCAACCTTTCAGCATCAATACATCATTCAAGATGACGCTCGACAGCATATTTTTTGGATGCAACGATTTGTAGATAACGAATTGTTTCCAAAAGATTTGATAACCGATTACTTTGAATCCATTTCGCCACTAGGGTACAAAGCTTTTTATCAAATACTAGCAATCGTAGGAATTAACCCAATCTTAGCTAGTAATATTGTACCAGTTCTGCTGGGTGTCATGACAACTGTGTATTGCTTTGGTGTTTGCGTTGAAATTTTGCCAATACCAGTCACGGGCTTTATCGGTACGGTGATACTGAATCAGGGTTTATGGCTGGGAGACGATCTCCTTTCAGCAACATCTAGAGCTTTCCTATATCCTTTTTTCTTTGCCTTTACTTACTATCTACTAAAACGCTCTTTATTTCCATGCCTTGTATTTCTAGCACTGCTGGGATTATTCTACCCTGGATTTGTGCTGATATCCGTTGGCGTTTTAATTTTGCAAATTTTTCAGGTTCAAAATGGTTTACCACGATTGTCTAGAGAACGTAGCGATTATTGGTTTTGCGGATTGGGGATAGTGGTTGGATTGGGAAGTCTGCTTCCTTATTTTTTAGATGCTTCGCAATTTGGGCCCTTAGTCACTGTGAAAGAAGCAAGAACATTACCAGAGTTTCTTTCATCAGGAAGAATGAGCTTTTTTCATGATGACAATCCATGGCGATTTTGGTTGAGTGCAAGCCGTGCTGGGCTAAGAATATCGTTCAATCCACCGATAGTTTTTCTGGGACTCTTTTTACCTCTGTTGCTGCGATTGAAAGAGCGTTTCCCACTCGTTCAACAGGTAAGAAAGAATATTTCTATACTGATTCATCTAATAGTTGCTTCCTTATTTTTGTTTTTTGCAGCGCATATTCTGCTGTTCAAGCTGTATCTTCCAAGCCGATTCACAGTGCATAGTTCTAAAATTGTTCTAGCTCTAGCTACTGCGATCGCACTCACGTTAATATTAGATGCCGTTCTTAACACAAGTCGGAAACGCAAGCTTTTAGCAATTTTGTCAACAGTTATCATTGGGGCATTCGTTGTTTTCTATCCCAATATTTTTTGGAACAATAACTTTCCCCGTAATACGTATGTAGTAGGTCAAACAACAGGTTTATATCAATTTCTGCAACAATATCCCAAAGATACCCTCATAGCATCTTTGGTAGGGGAAGCTAATAACATACCTAGTTTTGCTCAACGTCCTATTTTAGTTGGTAGTGAATATGCGATCGCTTATCATGTTGGTTATTACCGCCAACTTCGCCAACGACTAGCTGATTTAATTCGCGCTCATTATAGTTCCGATCTAGCAGATACCCGAAATTTGATTCAAAAATATGGTGTTGATTTCTTTTTAATAGAAAAAGGAGTCTTTGCTCCAGAATACATCACAAAAACAAAATGGTTGCGGCAGTATTTATCACCAAAATTGCCAGATGATATGCTAGCAAAATTGATGAAAGAAACCTTAGAGAGTTTGCAAAAAGCAACAGTTCCCGCTTTAGCCAAGGTTGTGCAAGATTGTACTGCGTTCAGTGCTGGAGAATCGATATTGTTAGACGCAGAATGTGTTGCTAAAAAAACAAATTTTAATTAAGGGATGTCCAAAAAATAAATTATCCGGTGATTGTGGAACGGGCGAGGACGCCCGTTCTAAATCAGTAGCGGGTTGTGAGCACCGCACTACAAGAGAAAGTTGGATATTTTTTTATTTGGAAGTCCCTAAGCCTATTCGCGTAGCGGTTGCGATCGCAACCGCTCCAGTCACTGGGGAATAACTGACAACTCTTGCTATATAAGCAAGAGTCCTTTTACTTTAGTTGCACAAACTCATAACCTGTGTCAGTGCGAGGATTTGATCTAACTTTGACTAAGATGGCATTACCATTGCTTAAAGTTTGACTTTGCATCGCTTGTTGGAGTCCTTCACGAGTAGTATTTTGCTGTAAACCTGTAATAATCGCCTTAGTCGCCTTATAAGCCATCGCCGTTCGCCATGTCACAAGTCCACCCCAAAGTTGCTTAGAATTTGTGAGAAATGAATTATCTGAAGTTGCCGTAGGATACCAAGTTACAACAAGTATTATGCCGTTGACATTGGCTTGCCCATCCTTTAGGGTTTGATTTGTGTAAAGCGTGGAATTTCCAAATAGATCTAACCGTCTTTTACTGGCTTGATTAGCTTTTGCTAATTCTAGAGCTTTTTGAATTCTGTTTATATGAGGAGCTAAGAACAAGCCATCTGCTCCAGTGTTTATAGCTTGAGAAATGACTGCAATTGGATTGAAGTTTGAGTCAGAAAAATCACAATGTGTAGGATTAACATTGCGACCAGCAGCCTCTATTGTTTTCTTAAAAATAGTTTTGAAAGACTGAGCTTCGATAGATTTGGAATCGAAACAAATGGCAATATTGTTTTTGGCAATTTTATTAGTAACGTAATTAGAAAGGGTAACAGCAAGAACATCACTCCTGGGAACAGTGCGGAATATATAGTTGCCAATCTCATCAGAGTTTAGTGCAAAACTGGTGGGAGAGATCATAACTAACCCTCTTTGTTGATACACTGGCGCAGCGGAAATGGAAGCCTCACTAGCGTTATGTCCCACTACAGCTAAAATGCTGGCATCATTGACAAACTGGGTAGCAATATTTTGGGCTAAGGTAGGTTCATTATTATCATTAGCGATCTCTACCTGTAATAGCTTGCCATTAATCCCGTTATCGCGATTCACTTCATCTTGAGCTTGAGCCACACCGCGCAGTATCTCTTTTGCTACATTCGGGTTACGACCAATGGGTACACTGACTGCAATTGTAAGTTGAGCGACTCCCAGACGAGACTTAGCGTTGTTCAAGTAGATTAATGCTTCGGGGTCATTCCGATTGTCTTTCAGAGATGAATTGAAGTTTTGAATAGCGTTCTCACAATTCCCCTTAGCAAGTGCTTTAACCCCAGATTCTTTGTTAGGATTTCTATCTTCTTGCACTAAAATTTTATCACCCAAGCTAATATTATTGTCGCTTACATACTGCTTATTAGCACAGGAATTTATGAGAGGTGTATGAGACATTAAGGACACTACAGTGCCACCAATAATTATTCCCACGATTCCGATGCTCAACACTCCTATATACTGTCTAAAACGTCTACGTATAGAAATGAGATAATTTTCATTTATAGGAGTGGCTACGTCTTTTTTTTCTTGTTCCGCAATTATATGAGTTTGAATAGGTTCTACATCTTCATTTCTAAGTCCTAAAATTTGCTGTAGACGTTGCAATTCGACTTGAGTATCACTACTAATAGGGTATTTTCGTTCTACTTCTTTTACTAATGCTTGCTCATATTCTTGTAATCTTTTTTGGTACTCTCGGTAAGGTTGTAAAACCTCATTTTCAATTACAATAGCTTCTTCAGAGGATAGTTTTAACTTAACTTGAAACTGCTCTAATGCTGTACGACCTGTGGGAGAAATTTCACCGCGACGAGAGAAAAGTTCAACTTCTTTACGATATCTAAGCCTTGGATCGCCAAGTGGTGCTTTAGCCAGTTTGATAGTAAAACCTTCTTTGACTGGATAAATTTCGGGTCTCATCCTTGGTGCAGCTTCTTGAACTTTCTTTTTTGCATACTCATGCAATTCGTCAACCGTAATTACACCGTTGTCATTTGTATCTGCTGCTCCAGTCTCAATACCCTCGACAAGATAACGAGTGTAGATAGATAACTCCGATCCCTTTTGCTCAAAAGAATACTGTGTTGAAGTCGAAGAGGTGAGGATAGCCCTCCCCTCTCCACCCAGTTGATTTACGACATCGACAGAACCATCATCTTTGACTCTCATGTCCTCAGCAAAAGCACCACTAAAGCAACAGTCCAGAATCACTACCTGTCGCTTAGAAGGACTCTTTCTCATGATTTCCTGCACAAAGCTAGCTGAAACTACTGTTGCCTGAACTAGCCCTCCCTTTTCATTTTTACGAGTGCTTCGAGTTGCAAAATAAAGCCTACCGTTTTCATCTTTTATTCCATGACCAGAGAAGTAAAGCAGTACTAGGTCATTCTTCTGACGATCTTCAAATAAGGTTTCGATGGCTTCCTCCATTGCTTGTCGCTCGGGATTTGGCAGAGACCTTACTGTAAAACCACCAATTTCTGAATTATTTAAAACTCTTTGCATTGCCTTTACATCTTTTATTGCGGCAGGCAACGGGGTAAGACCAGATTCACTGACTCCAATCAGCAATGCAACTTTTACTCTTTCGTTATTCTCCCCTGTTTGTGACATTTCTTTAGCTTCCTGTTACAAACTTTTGAGCTTGTTCAATCGCGGTAATTAATTTTTGCTGAGTGCTAGCTTTGACTTTGAGTTTTTTACCGTTAGCTTCGAGTTCCATTTTAATGGTTTTGTTTTAGGACTTAAGCACTCACACGAAAGAAACCGGGTTTCTGGGCAAAGACTCATGGCTGAAACGACAGTTTTTGGTAACGGGACTTTAGTAAAAAACTAGGCTCAGAATAGCCTCAAACAAAGATTTGGTAAAGGTTTTACATCGATTTCTCTGTGGCTCTTGATTTAACTGAACTTGAGGCCTTTTTACCTAATTGACGTATTTCCCTTGGACAGCAAGAATTTCAGGTACTTTAAAATTTTGTTAAATATTGTGTAAATAATGTAATGATAAAATGACATACATTACTGAATACATCGAACTTCTACAAGCTTTCCCCCCACGTCCTAATTAAATCTGAAGAAGATTTAGAAAAGACTCAAGCTGTAGTAGATTCTTTGCTTGATAAAAAAAAATTAAGTCAAGATGGAAAAGATTATTTAAGCCTCTTAGGAACGTTAATCTACTAAGATGAAGAAAAACAAGATATTATTCCGGATATACATGGAATAGTTCTTATCAAAGTTTTGATGGCAGAATTAAACCTTCGTCAAAAAGATTTAGTGCCTATTTTTAAAATGGAATCAATAGTTTGTCACGGATTAAATGGAAAGCGCAAACTAACACTTGAGCATATTCAAAAACTTGCAGATTATTTTCATGTTTCTCCTACAGTCTTCTTTCCTGTGAACCAATCATATCCAGCATCGTTGCTGGAATTACAAGAAGAACGCGAGTGAACTACAATTAAAATTAATTAAAATTCTTGTTTGTTAATGCTTTACACAAATAAGTCTTTTTTTGTTCAAAGTCCAAAAACTTCAAAAAAAATGTTAAAAAAACTCTGTTGATAACTTTAATTTGTTTCGTGCTTTTCTGTATTTCTGTACCCGCAGAAGCTATCAATATCCGAGAAGTTCCTAACCCTCATTTAAACAATCAAGGTTGGGTGACAGATATGGCAAATTTACTTAGCCCGGAAACAGAAGCTCAATTGAATCAAGTTCTTTCTAATTTGGAGAAGAAAACTGGAAATGAAATAGCTGTGGTGACAGTAACAGATACAGCACCTAGTTCCAGCCCAAAGCAGTTTGCAAGAGACCTTTTCTATCGCTGGGGACTTGGCAAAAGAGGAAAAACCTATGGTGTATTATTTTTAATTTCTCAAGATGACCGTAGAGTAGAGATTAAAACTGGGGAAGGAACTCCATCAGTTTTACCGAATAGACGTGTGAAGGAAATTATTGAGTTACAAATCATTCCTCAATTTAAATTAGGAGAATTTTCTTCAGGGATAGTCGCTGGAACACAAGCACTTGTTTCTTCTTTAGAAGGCAATCAATCCCGTTATATGGAGGATATGGCTAAATATCATCCAGAAGTAATTTTCTTGGGATTGATAGGAATTGCTGTCATAGGAAGTGCAGTAGCGATCGCAAAAGCTCTAAGTCACCCTTTACTTGAACCAAATGGTCGTTCTCGGGTGAACAAAATTGAAAACGATGAAGCGGCAAAATGCGCTCAATGCAGACAGCCAATGGAGAAACTGAACTCATTATCGCTTATTTCTTACCTGAGCAAACCAGAGCAAGCTGCTCAAACATTAGGTAGCGTTAGTTTCGAGGGGTGGAGGTGTCCAAAATGTTATCCTAACCCTAGCAATTCAGGAATCCATATACGTGCTTATGCACCTGAGAGCCGTAAATTTACTATGTGTCCTACCTGTAAGGAATTAACTGTGGAACGTACATCACAGATTTTGCAACAAGCCACTGCAGCCAACCCTGGTCAAAAAATAGTGATTGAAAAATGCTATTGTTGCGACTATTACAAGGCAGATGTCAAAACCATACCTGTAATTAGTTCTGACTATTCAAGTGGTTCTTATGATGGAGGTGGTAGTTCCGGTGGTGACTGTGGAGGCGGTGGTGATGGAGGGAGTTGGTAGATAAAATGAGAGATAAAATAAATTTCTGTGAGTGAAAGCGTCTATAGTCGCAAGGAATTTTATGCAGTCAACCACCACTAATCCAGTTCGTTGGACTACTTATGACTTGCAAATTTTTGAAGGCGATCGCGTCAATCGCTACGAGATTATTGACGGAGAATTGTTTGTGACTAGAGCACCAGATTGGAAGCACCAAGCAGTTTGTATCAACATTGGAACCGTACTGAAGCTATGGTCAGACGAGAGTGGATTGGGACAACCTGCAGTTACCCCTGGCATTGTTTTTTCAGAATCAAATAATGTCATTCCTGATGTCGTTTGGGCAAGTAAGGAACGTTTGGAACGATTGCTAGATGAAGCAGGACATCTAACTGCAGCTCCAGAGTTGGTTGTTGAGGTGTTATCTCCTGGTAAAGCGAATGAAAAACGCGACAGGGAAGCTAAGCTAAAGTTGTACTCAGTACAAGGCGTTCATGAATATTGGATTGTGAATCTTAAAGAACAAACGGTTGAGATTTACCGCCGTCAGAATGCGGTACTAAAGCTTATAGCTACCCTATACCGACAAGATGAGCTAACCAGCCCAATATTACCTGGGTTTAGCTGCTTAGTCAGCAAGTTTTTTTAGCACTCAGTTCCCTTACTTAAATCAGTTGTTGCTTGAATGCGATCTGTCCTTTGCTTGCTCATCTTTAAGTTCAGCCAAAAGACGAGTCGCTATCTCATTCTGCTGTTCGTCCGGGAGTTTTTCAAGTTCTGCAATGACACGACGAAGGAGTTCAGTCATATTTCAACACTAAAAGTATCGTAACGATAGGTAATTACTGAATCTTACCTGACACTCCAATGATTTGTCTCGCAATGAGCGGAAAGCGCCATCCCAAATTCAATGATTGGCTTTGACTGAAAGCTCGATCGCAAACTCAGTTCCCTCGCATAAGTTGGAGTTGACTGCGATCGCCCCACCATGTTTGTCAACAATGATTTGACGAGCAATAGCTAGAAAAACTTCATGTAACTTTTGTGTTAGACGAGGCATGTGTTAAACACAGGTTTATTTTTCCTTTACCCTTTTCTCCATGTTTCTTCAAAGCGTAGGCAATATATGTTATTTTCAATATTTATTAATCAAACTTACTTGATTATTTGAATTTCACACTTGTATATATGCTTTCTTGGCAGTACGTAAATTCAATGACTAAAAACCCTTTTGACCAATTTTCGCTCGCAGTATTTTGAAGAATTTTTATCTCCCTTAGGTGAGGTAAGGACAAATTATGAAATTCCAGGGGAACCGAGGTTTGTTGATATTTGGTTTACGCCATCAACTCCAGAGACAACCTCTTCACAAGAATTAGGAATTTTAGCACGAATAGCAGCAACACCCTGTTTACTAGAACCTTTTCGCAAACAACCAACTGAAAGAGAAATTCGTAGCTGTTTAGGAAAGTTAATTCACCTTGAAGCTGATTTGCAGCGTCAAGCGAATCGAGATGAAGAAACAATTGAGCCTGATGAACTACCACGATTGTGGATTATTGCTGCTGCAATTTCGGATAAGTTGCTAAATAAATTGATTGCCAGCGAGGATGAAACTTGGCTACCAGGTATTTACTTTCCGTCAAAAGTGTTTTTAACTGGGATTATTGCAATTGATAAGTTACCCCAAACTCCAGAAACTCTATGGTTGAGAATTTTAGGTAAAGGGCTAATTCAGCAACAAGCGATTGCCGAGGTCATGGCTCTACCGAAAGAAGACATTAGACGCTCTGCGGTTGTCAAGCTGCTTGCGACTTGGAAAGTTAGTATAGAAGTAAGTAGCTTTATTGATGCCGAAGAAAGGGAATTAATTATGAATTTATCACAAGCTTACTTAGAATGGGAACAACAGACCGAGCTGAGGGGAGTGGAGATCGGCAAGGAGATCGGCAAGGAGATCGGCAAGGAGCAGGAGCGGCGTGAAATTGTGGAAAACTTACTTAAAGCGCGTTTTGGTGAGTTTGACTCACAGTTAGCGACAATTGTTCAGCCAATATTAAATTTACCAGCTATTGAGTATGCGGGTTTGCTATTGCAGTTTTCGAGCTTGTCACGCGAGGATTTATTGGCGCGGTTTGAGTAGTTTGATTTAAAGTAATTCAATAAATATAAACTCGGTAATGTTCAATATTTACGTTCATTGCCGAGTTTTTGTTTGAGCAAACCACAAACATTTACCCCAATCGTTTGCTACCTAAGACTCTAGTAGTAAGGATAACAATAAGAGCGATCGCTAAAACTATTGCCAAATTTCTTACAGTTTCCCTATCCCAATTTTTAACACCAACAGCAACCAACGCCCAAACTGTCACTCCCGTGTAAGCGCTGTCTTGATGCTGAATTGCGAGCACTATAGCAACAACTGCTGCTACTATTAACAAAATCAACGTCCATACTTCCCCAGAAATTCCCCCTCCATTCCAATTTTGAGTATACAAAGCACAAGCTACATTCACGATTGTTGCTACACTAATCCATCCCAAGTAAATACTAATAGGAAAGTACACGCACCACTTTTTGATACGAGAAACCGGATTTTTTCCAACTTCCAATCGCAGGTATGCAACAATTAGAGGTAGCAAAATTCCTAACATTGCTATTACTGAAAGAAAAAAAAGTCTATCTAGAAAAAGATACACCCAGATACTTTGAGCTAGACTGGCAATGACCAATAAATAACCTATATTGCGTAAATCTGAATCCTGCTTTTGATTGGGAAGAAACTGATAAACTGCAAACGCAAACAAACCCAGGTATATCAAACCCCAAATTGCAAAGGCATAGTTAGCAGGAATAATGAGAACATCTCGAAACAATGTATTAGAAATTTCACCAATACTTAGTCCATTCAATGGAAAGATATTAGAGATAAGATTCACTACAAAAGCAGCAATAATAGCAGCTAGTGTAAGAAGTTGACGAATAAAATCATTGTCTAATCGGAAGTTAGACTGCTGCATGGTTTTGTTTCAACAATATCTATTTTTCTTTTAGCTTATCGTTATTCAGAAGTTGAATTAAATTTACCTTTTGTACAGTACCCACAAGACGATAAGGCTGAGATACCGAAGTCATTTTTTTTGTAGGAATCCAAGCATAGCTAGCAGGCGGAAGTTCAGAAACTTGTTGTACCTTCTCTCCGTGATGAGGAGTGTAGAAATTAAGCAAAACTCCAGTTTTTCCACCAGTCTGGACAAAATGAATGGCTGAAGAAGACAAAACTCGAGCAATCTCAGGCTGATGAATAAAAGCTTTCATTTCCGGGTTATAGTCACCTATGATGCCAGTACCACCGGCTACAGCCAAAGTTAACCAAGCAGGAATTAACCACCCTGCTATCCAATAGCGAACTGTTAAAAACTTTTGACCATAATGGTAACGAGCAATCCAAATTGCAGGCAAAATCAGCCAACCTATTCCCAATACCAATCCTATAGCAGCGTACTTGCGAACTTCCGCATCACNNNNNNNNNNGGGAGTGAGGGGGAGAGGGGGACTGCTTGTACACTTTGTCTTCTCGTTCTTTTGTGAGTCTCCATGACTAAACGAAAATTGGTATAACCTCTACCCAACCAATTCAAACCTACAGCCGCAAGTAAAGCAATGAACGGATAGAGGGTGAGGCTGTAGTGAGGTAGGCGAGTTGGGAAAAGAGTGAGTTCGACAAATAAGGTAAGAGGAAAGCCCACAAGGATGAGATGGTAGCGAGGAACGGGACGACGCAGAACGACTCCTAAGCCTAAAAGACTGATAAAGAACCAGGGAAATGCTCGAACGGGTACATTCCAGAAATAAAACTCCAATCCGTTATTATTCCGTTCGCCAGAACTTAAATCAACCACAAAGTGGATGAGTTCTGCAAAACTGTTTTT
This genomic interval from Scytonema hofmannii PCC 7110 contains the following:
- a CDS encoding HAMP domain-containing histidine kinase; the protein is MPRLTQKLHEVFLAIARQIIVDKHGGAIAVNSNLCEGTEFAIELSVKANH